A stretch of Lactuca sativa cultivar Salinas chromosome 6, Lsat_Salinas_v11, whole genome shotgun sequence DNA encodes these proteins:
- the LOC111890024 gene encoding uncharacterized protein LOC111890024 produces the protein MKSIFMRVLFCKIHCPSFICFCKPSTATHLYNSGPLKLENSPHVPPSSVVIDPCDQNHVEEVIEVNKEISEDEKQEPEIETIVLKSCMKNKCDPESRSPIERKKVQWMDSLGKQLVDIKEFESSETGDTDNEDDNGGCFCTIL, from the exons ATGAAGAGTATTTTCATGAGGGTTTTGTTCTGCAAGATCCACTGTCCTTCATTCATATGTTTCTGCAAACCTTCAACTGCTACTCATCTTTACAATTCTGGCCCTTTGAAATTGGAAAATTCCCCTCATGTCCCTCCTTCATCAGTTGTAATCGATCCATGTGATCAAAATCATGTTGAAGAAGTTATTGAAGTCAATAAAGAAATTTCCGAAGATGAAAAGCAAGAACCAGAGATCGAAACTATTGTTCTCAAAAGTTGTATGAAGAACAAGTGTGACCCCGAATCAAGATCGCCAATTGAAAGAAAAAAAGTGCAATGGATGGATAGTTTAGGCAAACAACTTGTTGATATCAAAGAATTTGAATCCAG TGAAACAGGAGATACAGACAACGAAGACGATAATGGAGGTTGCTTTTGCACGATTCTTTGA